The following proteins are encoded in a genomic region of Corylus avellana chromosome ca4, CavTom2PMs-1.0:
- the LOC132177066 gene encoding uncharacterized protein LOC132177066: protein MDLNKKGVLLSYDGELKKNDTFGDTTLRLNCLGFGGGDAGRSRCNQNSLGVNFPNAFDDSCRLVLGLGPTPSAYSDSYYNVDFKKNKGLATTLPQRFSAGGDSILQLSLSGGANDSSSVLDISVSTETDINNFSLRNQVFAEDNHLMIPVVDEGSTSAKKSGGYMPSLLLAPRMDSDKVSIQTQVLELGAKSQPSHEPSTTSEYSVGTSSEQATTGASSDHRSSNFKKCKFLGCTKGARGASGLCIGHGGGQRCQKQGCNKGAESRTAYCKAHGGGKRCLYLGCTKSAEGKTEYCIAHGGGRRCGYQDGCNKAARGKSGLCIRHGGGKRCKVEGCTRSAEGQAGLCISHGGGRRCQYQECTKGAQGSTVFCKAHGGGKRCIFAECTKGAEGSTPLCKGHGGGKRCLFDGGGICPKSVHGGTNYCVAHGGGKRCVVAGCTKSARGRTDCCVRHGGGKRCKFENCGKSAQGSTDFCKAHGGGKRCTWGEGKCEKFARGKSGLCAAHSSMVQEWEANKGGLIAPGLFHGLVSAASISGSRFGNTSSSSRVSVAPNCIGSLEKPGKKQHLIPPQVLVPSSMKSSNSSFLSAEKARGGGMDGQGIGIDNNGGSKSFEFMVPEGRVHGGGLMSLFGGNLKNAIDGI, encoded by the coding sequence ATGGATCTGAACAAGAAGGGGGTTCTTTTATCTTATGATggagaactaaaaaaaaatgacacctTCGGCGACACTACCCTACGCTTGAATTGCCTTGGTTTTGGAGGTGGCGATGCAGGTAGATCTAGGTGTAACCAGAACAGTCTTGGGGTTAACTTCCCCAATGCTTTTGATGACAGTTGCCGATTGGTGCTTGGGTTGGGTCCAACACCAAGTGCATACTCTGATAGTTATTACAATGTGGACTTCAAGAAGAACAAGGGATTAGCTACAACATTGCCTCAGAGGTTTTCAGCTGGGGGTGATTCAATCCTACAACTCAGTCTTTCCGGAGGTGCTAACGACTCTTCAAGTGTGCTTGATATTTCAGTTTCAACAGAGACTGATATTAATAACTTCTCTCTCCGAAACCAAGTATTTGCTGAAGATAATCATCTTATGATTCCTGTTGTTGACGAAGGCTCTACCTCAGCAAAGAAATCAGGTGGGTATATGCCATCACTTCTTTTGGCTCCAAGAATGGACAGTGACAAGGTTTCGATCCAAACTCAAGTTCTAGAGCTTGGGGCTAAATCCCAGCCGAGCCATGAACCATCCACTACCTCAGAGTACTCAGTGGGCACTAGCTCTGAGCAAGCAACTACAGGAGCATCTTCTGACCACCGCAGCAGCAATTTTAAGAAATGCAAATTTTTGGGCTGCACAAAAGGAGCACGAGGGGCATCTGGTCTTTGTATTGGTCATGGGGGCGGACAGAGATGCCAAAAACAAGGGTGTAACAAGGGTGCTGAGAGCCGAACCGCCTATTGTAAGGCCCATGGTGGAGGCAAGAGATGCctgtacttgggttgcactaAAAGCGCTGAGGGGAAGACGGAATATTGCATAGCACATGGTGGTGGCCGACGATGTGGATATCAAGATGGGTGCAACAAGGCTGCGCGGGGCAAATCAGGCCTTTGCATTAGACATGGAGGGGGTAAGAGGTGTAAGGTGGAGGGCTGCACCCGTAGCGCTGAAGGACAAGCTGGTTTGTGCATCTCTCATGGGGGTGGACGCCGTTGTCAGTACCAGGAATGTACCAAGGGTGCACAAGGGAGCACTGTATTTTGCAAGGCACATGGTGGCGGAAAGCGTTGCATATTTGCCGAGTGCACCAAAGGTGCCGAAGGGAGCACGCCATTGTGTAAGGGGCATGGTGGAGGAAAGCGCTGCCTCTTTGATGGTGGTGGAATTTGCCCAAAGAGTGTCCATGGGGGCACGAACTACTGTGTTGCCCATGGTGGTGGAAAGAGATGCGTCGTAGCAGGTTGCACAAAGAGTGCACGTGGTCGCACAGATTGTTGCGTTAGGCACGGGGGAGGGAAGCGGTGCAAATTTGAAAACTGTGGGAAGAGTGCACAAGGGAGCACAGATTTCTGCAAGGCGCATGGTGGGGGAAAGAGATGCACATGGGGAGAGGGAAAATGCGAGAAATTTGCAAGGGGCAAGAGTGGTCTTTGTGCTGCTCACAGTAGCATGGTGCAGGAGTGGGAGGCAAACAAGGGAGGCCTAATTGCACCAGGGCTCTTCCATGGTCTTGTATCTGCTGCTTCAATTTCAGGAAGCAGGTTTGGGAACACTAGTTCTTCCTCCAGAGTTAGTGTTGCCCCGAACTGCATTGGGTCGTTGGAAAAGCCGGGGAAAAAGCAACATCTCATACCCCCGCAGGTGTTGGTTCCTTCATCAATGAAGTCATCAAATTCAAGTTTCTTGAGTGCTGAGAAGGCAAGGGGGGGAGGGATGGATGGGCAAGGCATTGGCATTGACAATAATGGTGGGAGCAAAAGCTTTGAGTTTATGGTTCCGGAGGGGAGAGTCCACGGTGGGGGTCTCATGTCATTGTTTGGGGGTAATCTGAAGAATGCAATTGATGGGATATAA
- the LOC132177068 gene encoding uncharacterized protein LOC132177068 codes for MAVKLFKFDGRNASAWVRNANKFFSFERIRLQWRVPLAACYLEGEALFWFKKAKSSDFEAWEEFVEALQAKFSQEWQQQQRENVQELRMDSLEAKLEQLMGMVTALGRETVWRSQEVGKEEVRVQQWGKTVALAYHGQQVGRQQEEIKSRLNENVETQEKFKKGAEKCDQTNQEVKDTDKLDQEKEETENKMMQETNPVEGNQHLFDQMIQPSQKELSLSESIEVKVIPNSICSTKFLKKFRPFTTKFLKFQHNGKTYHDEDYVFDKMLESEIVLMRDMCWDYEWWVFKIGWKQKTVQQAEIESWSSFVFQYSKEDDVHVVFLKHRWRWKKRMWTGMEGAQLSSFGLHLGLELHCVFWQLSFNCTQQPVDIGR; via the coding sequence ATGGCCGTAAAGCTTTTCAAATTTGATGGGCGTAATGCATCAGCCTGGGTAAGGAATGCCAACAAATTTTTCTCCTTTGAACGAATACGTTTGCAATGGAGAGTGCCCTTAGCAGCATGCTACCTGGAAGGGGAGGCGTTATTTTGGTTCAAGAAAGCAAAAAGTTCGGATTTTGAGGCATGGGAAGAATTTGTAGAAGCCCTTCAAGCAAAATTTTCGCAAGAGTGGCAGCAACAACAGCGAGAAAATGTCCAAGAGTTAAGAATGGATTCCTTGGAAGCAAAATTGGAGCAATTGATGGGGATGGTTACAGCTTTAGGCAGGGAGACTGTTTGGAGAAGCCAGGAGGTGGGCAAGGAAGAGGTAAGAGTGCAACAATGGGGTAAGACTGTAGCTCTTGCCTATCATGGTCAGCAAGTTGGGAGACAGCAAGAAGAAATTAAGTCTCGTTTGAATGAGAATGTAGAGACCCAAGAAAAATTCAAGAAAGGAGCAGAGAAGTGTGACCAAACAAATCAAGAAGTCAAGGACACTGACAAGTTggatcaagaaaaagaagaaacagaaaacaagaTGATGCAAGAAACAAATCCGGTTGAAGGTAATCAACATCTCTTCGACCAAATGATTCAACCAAGCCAAAAGGAGTTGAGCCTCTCAGAATCTATCGAAGTGAAGGTAATCCCAAATTCAATTTGTAGCACCAAATTCTTGAAAAAATTCCGCCCCTTTACCaccaaatttttgaaatttcaacatAATGGTAAGACTTATCATGATGAAGATTacgtgtttgataaaatgctGGAGTCGGAAATAGTGCTAATGAGGGATATGTGTTGGGATTATGAGTGGTGGGTGTTTAAGATAGGTTGGAAGCAAAAGACTGTACAGCAGGCTGAGATTGAATCTTGGAGTTCGTTTGTGTTTCAATACTCGAAGGAGGATGATGTgcatgttgtttttttgaaaCATCGATGGCGCTGGAAGAAGAGAATGTGGACTGGGATGGAAGGGGCACAGTTGTCAAGCTTTGGACTGCATTTGGGCCTTGAGCTGCATTGTGTTTTTTGGCAGCTTTCTTTCAATTGCACACAACAACCGGTTGATATTGGAAGATGA
- the LOC132177069 gene encoding uncharacterized protein LOC132177069, translating into MEGFYSNSSNSKPPGLRSNLNGSASMDNLSPLGRGRSSYYNENIDLGESPLFRYLRAGSPDSFKYAPLSPVENLEVARSPTVYSTPVKVEEDVVVMDGILVTSAIPAGRFARSVTVSGGSTTSSSSLSSGGKSLYKTDICRSGEDSGSCPYGDKCQAQTHKLYSGIGTGTHGPKNRFVCQFMAAASQTASPTKAECRSKNLSTTCITGADWSPQDDGIEVVLPHSSTGNPPSRKDVNVYVESDLYGPRKKKRLPVFDEICS; encoded by the exons ATGGAAGGCTTTTACAGTAACAGCAGCAACTCAAAGCCCCCTGGACTCAGGAGCAACCTAAACGGCAGCGCATCGATGGACAACCTGTCGCCTCTTGGAAGAGGCCGCTCCAGCTACTACAACGAGAACATCGACCTCGGAGAGTCGCCGCTCTTCAGGTACCTCCGCGCGGGGTCTCCGGACTCCTTCAAGTACGCGCCGCTCTCTCCGGTGGAGAACTTGGAGGTGGCGAGGTCGCCGACCGTCTACTCCACGCCAGTGAAGGTGGAGGAGGACGTAGTGGTTATGGATGGGATTCTGGTCACCTCGGCAATTCCGGCTGGAAGGTTCGCGAGGTCCGTCACCGTTTCAGGAGGCTCCACgacgtcttcttcttctttgtcgtCTGGTGGGAAGAGTCTCTACAAGACCGACATTTGCCGCTCCGGGGAGGATTCTGGAAGCTGCCCCTACGGCGACAAATGCCAG GCACAGACACACAAGCTATACAGTGGCATTGGAACAGGAACACACGGGCCAAAGAATCGCTTTGTTTGTCAGTTCATGGCAGCAGCATCTCAAACAGCCTCACCCACCAAAGCAGAATGCAGGAGCAAAAACCTCTCCACCACTTGTATCACTGGAGCCGACTGGTCTCCCCAAGATGATGGCATTGAGGTTGTGCTGCCACATTCTTCAACTGGAAATCCTCCATCAAGGAAAGACGTGAATGTCTATGTTGAGAGTGATCTTTATGGTCctaggaagaaaaagagattgccggtgtttgatgaaatttgcTCATGA